In one Candidatus Planktophila vernalis genomic region, the following are encoded:
- a CDS encoding Gfo/Idh/MocA family protein has product MSQFKWGIIGTGGIARAFATDIALLGDHVVAAVGSRSLEKAESFIKSVPGAKAYGSYDALLNDSHIDAIYVATPHPSHKENVIATLNAGKPVLCEKPFAVNAAEAKEMVAAAKANNVALMEAMWARFLPHYAKIREIVASGVLGQLTTIHADHGQRLADQNIARLVEPSLAGGALLDLGIYPISFAHMILGVPQSITSTAVFTDKGVDAQSSMIFDYSNGAQAVLNTTMIVQTPCTAVIAGLNGYLEVNRTFYNPTSMRLTLFDGTITDYPSDYKGHGLREQAVEFARVVKSGAKESPILTWADTIAIMEIMDTVRSQIGLKYPFEN; this is encoded by the coding sequence GTGAGTCAATTTAAATGGGGAATCATTGGTACGGGCGGCATTGCTCGTGCTTTTGCAACTGACATTGCACTTCTTGGTGATCACGTCGTGGCTGCAGTTGGATCTAGAAGTTTAGAAAAAGCAGAAAGCTTTATTAAGAGTGTTCCGGGTGCAAAGGCCTATGGAAGCTATGACGCACTATTAAACGATTCACACATCGATGCCATTTATGTTGCAACCCCGCACCCCTCCCATAAAGAAAATGTGATTGCAACTCTTAATGCAGGTAAGCCGGTTCTGTGCGAGAAACCATTTGCTGTAAATGCTGCAGAGGCAAAAGAAATGGTGGCAGCGGCTAAGGCAAATAACGTGGCATTGATGGAAGCGATGTGGGCACGCTTTTTACCTCACTATGCAAAGATTCGCGAAATTGTTGCAAGTGGAGTTTTAGGACAGCTCACAACTATTCATGCTGATCACGGGCAGCGCTTAGCTGATCAAAACATTGCGCGCCTTGTTGAGCCCTCTCTTGCTGGAGGGGCATTACTTGATCTTGGAATCTATCCAATTTCATTTGCCCACATGATTTTAGGAGTTCCACAATCAATAACCTCCACTGCAGTCTTCACCGACAAAGGTGTTGATGCGCAAAGCTCTATGATTTTTGATTACTCCAACGGAGCACAAGCCGTACTCAATACGACAATGATTGTGCAGACACCCTGCACAGCAGTTATTGCAGGGCTCAATGGATATTTAGAAGTTAACCGAACCTTCTATAACCCAACATCTATGCGCCTCACACTCTTTGATGGAACCATTACCGACTATCCATCTGATTACAAAGGCCATGGATTGCGCGAACAAGCGGTTGAATTTGCCCGTGTAGTTAAAAGCGGAGCTAAAGAATCCCCGATTCTCACATGGGCAGACACCATCGCAATTATGGAGATTATGGATACCGTGCGCTCTCAAATCGGGTTGAAATACCCATTTGAGAATTAA
- a CDS encoding lysophospholipid acyltransferase family protein has product MLNNLPYGTLRAFLTPFLMAGFRPKVKGLRNVPAKGPVIIASNHLSFSDSIFMPLVVPRKVTFLAKSEYFTSPGPKGLLKKLTFIALGQVPVDRSGGRRSEAALITGLKVLAEGDCLGIYPEGTRSPDGRLYKGRTGIARLAIESGAPVIPVAMSNTDKIQPTGKVIPNLHRVGMQFGKPMYFDGDSTDLLYLRDVTDQIMNVIQAMSGQEYVDTYAPKKSKPDDINVAGEED; this is encoded by the coding sequence GTGCTCAACAACCTGCCGTATGGAACTTTGCGTGCGTTCCTGACGCCTTTCTTGATGGCAGGCTTTCGTCCCAAAGTTAAAGGGCTTCGAAATGTTCCGGCAAAAGGCCCAGTGATCATCGCGTCTAACCATCTATCTTTTAGCGATTCCATCTTTATGCCATTGGTAGTCCCACGAAAAGTTACCTTCTTAGCAAAGAGCGAATACTTCACCTCACCTGGACCTAAGGGATTGCTCAAGAAGTTAACTTTCATAGCCCTAGGCCAAGTCCCGGTTGATCGCTCAGGCGGGCGCCGAAGTGAAGCAGCCCTGATTACTGGATTAAAAGTTTTGGCAGAAGGTGATTGTCTAGGAATTTATCCAGAAGGAACACGCTCACCAGATGGGCGCCTTTATAAAGGTCGCACAGGAATTGCCCGTTTAGCAATTGAATCAGGGGCACCAGTTATACCTGTTGCAATGTCCAACACGGACAAGATTCAACCCACAGGAAAAGTGATCCCTAATCTTCATCGCGTAGGAATGCAATTTGGAAAGCCCATGTATTTTGATGGTGACTCCACAGATTTGCTCTATCTGCGCGATGTGACCGATCAAATCATGAATGTCATTCAAGCTATGTCAGGCCAAGAATATGTTGATACATATGCGCCTAAGAAATCAAAGCCAGATGATATTAATGTTGCTGGCGAGGAAGACTAG
- a CDS encoding PD-(D/E)XK nuclease family protein — protein sequence MKKPIKPARENISPSDLTFGLSTCKRCLWVKYWYKVTAPMTMPLVGTLSSLQEEYFQRADMPTIDPSLRPGTVTKWGEFVKSKPIQINGQDTRWRILGKYDLVSTNDDGTVGLIDCKVSDSERDSGAFYSPQLEAYAFALENPAAGKAVEVASMGLLVWKPTHTVGDNPDNSGFGVYQKYVAVERDHDNFMRVIGDFIQVLEGEIPEAGPTCTTCQFLTTRNGLDLL from the coding sequence ATGAAAAAACCTATAAAGCCAGCGCGCGAAAACATCTCCCCTTCGGATTTAACTTTTGGACTATCAACATGCAAACGTTGCTTATGGGTTAAGTACTGGTACAAAGTCACCGCTCCTATGACCATGCCACTTGTTGGCACATTATCTTCACTGCAAGAGGAGTACTTTCAGCGCGCAGATATGCCAACTATCGATCCATCACTTCGCCCTGGAACTGTTACAAAATGGGGCGAATTCGTTAAGAGCAAGCCCATTCAAATCAATGGCCAGGACACACGCTGGCGCATACTAGGAAAATACGATCTTGTATCAACTAATGATGATGGCACCGTCGGATTAATCGATTGCAAAGTCTCTGATTCAGAGCGAGATAGCGGGGCTTTCTACTCACCTCAGTTAGAGGCATATGCCTTTGCCTTAGAAAACCCAGCTGCTGGCAAGGCTGTTGAAGTTGCATCCATGGGCTTGCTTGTGTGGAAACCAACCCACACCGTTGGTGATAATCCAGATAACAGTGGCTTTGGTGTCTATCAAAAGTATGTGGCAGTTGAACGTGATCACGATAACTTCATGAGAGTGATTGGAGATTTCATTCAAGTTCTAGAAGGTGAAATACCAGAAGCTGGTCCAACCTGCACCACATGCCAATTCTTAACTACAAGAAATGGTTTAGATCTTCTCTAG
- a CDS encoding LysE family translocator, with amino-acid sequence MVIPSRLAEYIVAAMIIILAPGPSVLFVIARAIAWGRKVAVFTVAGNVSGSFVLSVFVALGLGPILQRSDLAYIAVQWGGGLYLIYLGIDAIRQRKAHASDMTNQGDVSPTALRSMRDGFWVGALNPKAIVFYAAVLPQFIDREKGQITSQLILLGAIFSILAFFSDGTWGLLAGTARAWLAKDSSRLEKLRATGGSIMILLGLSVLYLAIVGG; translated from the coding sequence GTGGTAATTCCTTCGCGCTTAGCTGAGTACATCGTTGCCGCGATGATTATTATCTTGGCGCCTGGCCCGAGCGTTTTATTCGTAATCGCTCGGGCCATCGCCTGGGGTCGCAAAGTTGCAGTTTTCACCGTTGCAGGCAATGTCTCCGGTTCTTTTGTTTTATCAGTATTTGTGGCTCTTGGTCTTGGCCCTATCTTGCAAAGATCAGATCTTGCATACATCGCAGTGCAATGGGGCGGCGGCCTTTACTTAATCTATTTAGGTATTGATGCAATCAGGCAACGCAAAGCTCATGCATCGGATATGACCAATCAGGGAGATGTCTCTCCTACTGCCCTTCGCTCCATGCGAGATGGGTTTTGGGTTGGAGCACTGAACCCCAAAGCGATAGTTTTCTATGCAGCCGTTCTTCCTCAGTTCATCGATCGTGAGAAAGGGCAGATCACCTCACAGTTGATTTTGCTCGGCGCAATTTTTTCCATTCTTGCCTTCTTCTCTGATGGCACCTGGGGATTATTAGCGGGCACGGCCCGTGCATGGCTAGCTAAAGACTCCAGCCGCCTGGAAAAACTACGCGCAACTGGGGGAAGCATCATGATCCTTCTAGGTCTGTCGGTTTTGTACTTAGCAATTGTCGGTGGCTAG
- a CDS encoding PadR family transcriptional regulator, producing the protein MRSRSESLEFALLGLLSQTPLHGYELRKRMGTIFGPFRALSFSVLYPQLRRMLEAGLIEESVVDSPSRRSRIVYDITDKGQARFENLTETVSPETWEDEGFEIRFAFFSPTSSKNRVRILEGRHRRLKEKAEILRGELEKSPIGIDKYLEEWRRHSLDSADREIAWLEKMIKTERK; encoded by the coding sequence ATGCGCTCACGCAGTGAATCACTTGAGTTCGCCCTCCTTGGTCTTTTATCCCAGACCCCGCTTCATGGCTATGAGCTTCGAAAGCGCATGGGCACAATCTTTGGACCCTTCCGCGCACTCTCCTTTTCAGTTCTCTACCCACAGCTGCGCAGAATGTTGGAAGCCGGCCTTATTGAAGAGAGCGTGGTGGATTCTCCATCTCGGCGCTCGCGAATCGTTTATGACATTACAGATAAAGGTCAGGCTCGCTTTGAGAACCTGACAGAGACCGTTAGCCCTGAAACATGGGAAGACGAAGGATTTGAAATCCGCTTTGCATTTTTCTCTCCAACATCTTCAAAGAACAGAGTAAGAATTCTTGAGGGACGCCATCGTCGCCTTAAGGAGAAAGCAGAGATTCTGCGCGGTGAACTCGAGAAGTCACCGATTGGAATCGATAAATATCTGGAGGAGTGGCGACGTCACTCACTGGACTCAGCTGACCGAGAGATTGCTTGGCTGGAAAAAATGATCAAAACCGAGAGGAAATAG
- a CDS encoding inositol-3-phosphate synthase, producing the protein MNITTGKGDIRVAIVGVGNCANSLVQGVTYYRDAALDQEIPGLMHATVGAYHISNVKFVAAFDVDAKKVGLDLADAIWASENNTIKFTDVAKTGVPVLRGVTNDGLGKYYRETIKESDAPAVDVVATLKAEQVDVLICYLPVGSEVAAKYYAQCAIDAGCAFVNALPVFIASDPVWEKKFADAGLPIVGDDIKSQVGATITHRIMAKLFQDRGVHLDRTYQLNVGGNMDFKNMLERDRLESKKISKTNSVTSQLEHDLGEKNVHIGPSDYIPWLDDRKWAYVRLEGRAFGDVPLNLEYKLEVWDSPNSAGVIIDALRCAKIGLDRKIGGALLSPSSYFMKTPPVQYTDEQAHVKTEDFINGKIER; encoded by the coding sequence GTGAACATAACAACCGGTAAAGGCGACATCCGTGTTGCAATCGTTGGCGTAGGAAACTGTGCCAACTCTTTAGTTCAAGGCGTTACTTATTATAGGGATGCCGCCCTTGATCAAGAGATCCCAGGTCTTATGCATGCAACAGTTGGGGCGTATCACATTTCAAATGTGAAGTTCGTAGCAGCCTTTGACGTTGATGCAAAGAAGGTCGGTCTAGATCTAGCTGATGCCATTTGGGCCAGCGAGAACAACACCATCAAGTTCACTGACGTAGCAAAGACTGGTGTCCCAGTTCTACGAGGTGTAACAAATGATGGTCTTGGAAAGTACTACCGCGAGACAATCAAAGAATCCGATGCCCCTGCAGTGGACGTCGTTGCAACGTTGAAGGCAGAGCAAGTAGATGTTTTAATCTGCTACCTACCAGTGGGATCAGAAGTTGCCGCTAAGTACTATGCACAGTGCGCAATTGATGCAGGATGTGCCTTTGTTAACGCACTTCCAGTCTTTATCGCATCAGATCCAGTATGGGAAAAGAAGTTTGCTGATGCTGGTCTTCCAATCGTGGGAGATGACATCAAGAGCCAGGTGGGTGCAACAATTACTCACCGCATCATGGCTAAGTTGTTCCAAGATCGCGGTGTTCACCTCGATCGCACATACCAATTAAACGTTGGTGGAAATATGGACTTCAAGAACATGCTCGAGCGTGATCGCCTTGAATCCAAGAAGATTTCAAAGACTAACTCTGTAACATCACAGTTAGAGCATGACTTGGGTGAGAAGAATGTCCACATCGGACCTTCTGACTACATTCCATGGCTAGATGATCGCAAGTGGGCCTACGTTCGCCTCGAAGGCCGCGCTTTTGGCGATGTTCCTCTTAACTTGGAATACAAGTTAGAAGTATGGGATTCACCTAACTCTGCTGGTGTAATCATCGATGCACTACGTTGCGCCAAGATCGGCCTTGATCGCAAGATTGGTGGAGCTCTGCTCTCACCTTCTAGCTACTTCATGAAGACACCACCTGTTCAGTACACAGATGAGCAGGCACATGTTAAGACTGAAGATTTCATCAACGGAAAGATTGAGCGCTAA
- a CDS encoding chemotaxis protein CheY — MARDITIASRELSPFEQLVLNLLCEGKSNSAIANETAHTEKVIENTVSRSAQVFGIKSDSETNLRVLLALAFRAHYGDKAFDELNVPCAHLEVGPDGKAMCNRHVD; from the coding sequence ATGGCAAGAGACATAACTATTGCATCACGAGAACTATCCCCTTTTGAACAGTTAGTCCTCAATCTTTTATGTGAGGGTAAATCCAACTCCGCTATCGCTAATGAAACAGCGCATACTGAAAAAGTTATTGAAAATACTGTCAGCCGAAGTGCCCAGGTATTTGGAATTAAATCTGATAGCGAAACTAATTTGAGAGTTCTTCTTGCACTTGCATTCAGAGCGCATTATGGAGATAAAGCTTTTGATGAATTAAATGTGCCTTGTGCGCATCTGGAAGTTGGACCAGACGGCAAGGCTATGTGCAACCGTCACGTTGATTAA
- a CDS encoding enoyl-CoA hydratase-related protein, whose product MSEILTTQSGSILTLSFNRPAKMNALTRAMYASLAKGLNDAAGDFGIRAVILTSEGDHFTAGNDIVDFMDNPPTSDSSEVAQFLAALLNFPKPLIGAVKGNAVGVGTTMLLHCDVVVAAPSANFSMPFASLGLVPEAGSSFLFPALVGYQRAAKIFFTGESFGADAALEMGLIAEIDSDALAGATKIAQHIAEQPPQAIINTKALLKARNHESVAAVMKAEFEIFAMALQSDEAMEAFMKFMAKKGKS is encoded by the coding sequence ATGAGTGAAATCTTGACCACCCAGTCAGGCTCAATCCTGACTCTGTCCTTCAATAGGCCCGCAAAGATGAACGCTCTTACGCGGGCGATGTATGCCAGCTTAGCTAAAGGTCTCAATGATGCCGCTGGAGATTTTGGTATCCGTGCGGTCATTCTTACAAGTGAAGGTGATCATTTCACTGCAGGAAATGACATCGTCGATTTTATGGACAATCCACCCACAAGTGATTCATCAGAGGTTGCCCAATTCTTAGCAGCGTTACTTAACTTTCCTAAACCACTCATTGGTGCAGTTAAAGGTAATGCAGTTGGGGTTGGCACAACGATGCTTTTGCATTGCGATGTTGTCGTTGCCGCACCTTCTGCCAACTTCTCTATGCCTTTTGCATCTTTAGGTTTGGTGCCTGAAGCAGGTTCAAGTTTCCTCTTTCCTGCATTAGTGGGATATCAAAGAGCTGCCAAGATTTTCTTTACCGGTGAATCTTTTGGCGCAGATGCAGCACTTGAAATGGGCCTGATCGCCGAAATTGATTCAGATGCATTGGCCGGTGCAACAAAGATTGCCCAGCACATCGCCGAGCAACCACCTCAAGCAATTATTAACACCAAAGCACTGCTCAAGGCGCGCAACCACGAATCAGTGGCAGCAGTGATGAAGGCAGAGTTTGAAATCTTTGCCATGGCTTTGCAATCAGATGAAGCAATGGAAGCGTTTATGAAGTTTATGGCTAAGAAGGGGAAATCATGA
- a CDS encoding SDR family oxidoreductase yields the protein MTLAGKRIFITGGSRGIGLAIALRAAADGASVAIAAKTSDPNPKLPGTIHTAAAEIEAAGGKALAIQCDLRDELQIEAAVNQAAEAFGGIDILVNNASAINLTPTDATPAKRFDLMFDVNVRGTFLTSQAALPHLRKSAADGRNPHILNLSPPLSMKPVWFKNHVAYTMAKYGMSMCVLGMAEEFKRDGIAVNALWPRTVIDTAALQMIPGIDALAGRTPEILADAAYVIFNRKAADCTGNFFVDDELLASEGITDLEKYSVTPGTKDFLLDFFLD from the coding sequence ATGACACTTGCAGGAAAGCGCATATTCATCACAGGAGGATCTCGCGGTATTGGCTTAGCGATTGCATTGCGCGCCGCAGCCGATGGTGCATCCGTAGCAATTGCGGCAAAAACCTCAGACCCTAATCCAAAACTTCCAGGAACTATTCACACAGCAGCTGCAGAAATTGAAGCCGCAGGTGGAAAGGCCCTTGCAATTCAATGTGATCTTCGGGATGAACTCCAGATTGAGGCCGCAGTTAATCAAGCCGCAGAAGCCTTTGGTGGAATAGATATTCTGGTCAATAATGCCAGTGCCATTAATTTGACGCCTACAGATGCAACACCAGCTAAGCGCTTTGATCTCATGTTTGATGTGAACGTGCGCGGTACTTTTCTAACTTCTCAGGCTGCTTTGCCACATCTTCGCAAATCAGCTGCCGATGGTCGTAATCCTCATATTTTGAATCTGTCACCACCGCTATCGATGAAGCCAGTGTGGTTTAAAAACCATGTTGCTTACACAATGGCTAAATACGGCATGAGTATGTGCGTATTGGGAATGGCTGAAGAGTTCAAGCGTGATGGAATTGCTGTGAATGCGCTGTGGCCACGAACTGTTATCGATACTGCTGCTCTTCAAATGATTCCAGGCATTGATGCCCTAGCTGGTCGCACACCTGAAATCTTGGCAGATGCTGCATATGTCATCTTTAATCGCAAAGCAGCAGATTGCACTGGCAATTTCTTTGTAGATGATGAGTTATTGGCATCAGAAGGAATTACTGATCTAGAGAAGTATTCTGTTACTCCAGGGACAAAGGATTTCCTTCTCGACTTCTTTCTTGACTAA
- a CDS encoding copper resistance CopC family protein, with protein sequence MIKKILVLAIASLFAFPIAAFAHGEMVQATPAVDSNVLTAPTEVSIEFDGKLQIIGNTNVNSIEVTDNQGQIISSPTSVVEGNKISTKLQLTDITGLVSVHYRIVSEDGHPVEGDYSFTVGETPVAISAQSEESAGEEVAESGSNLLVNGIGILTLVSIAFLVVRRIKK encoded by the coding sequence ATGATCAAGAAAATTCTTGTACTTGCTATTGCCTCTCTGTTTGCCTTTCCTATTGCCGCTTTTGCCCACGGAGAAATGGTCCAAGCAACTCCGGCAGTAGATTCAAATGTGCTCACAGCACCCACAGAGGTTTCAATTGAATTTGATGGAAAGCTTCAAATCATTGGAAACACCAACGTAAATTCAATTGAAGTAACTGATAATCAAGGTCAAATAATTTCATCTCCAACTTCAGTAGTTGAAGGCAACAAGATTTCAACAAAATTGCAGTTAACCGATATTACTGGCCTGGTTTCAGTGCACTATCGAATAGTTTCTGAAGACGGACATCCTGTTGAAGGCGATTACAGCTTCACTGTTGGTGAAACGCCAGTGGCTATTAGTGCGCAAAGTGAAGAAAGCGCTGGAGAAGAAGTTGCAGAAAGTGGCAGTAATTTACTTGTGAACGGAATCGGAATTTTGACTCTAGTTAGCATTGCTTTCCTCGTTGTAAGGCGCATCAAGAAGTAG
- a CDS encoding purine-cytosine permease family protein, with protein MPIFELELNGPNLIQESERRGSARSLFWPWAGANVSLLALSYGSFFLGFGISFRQATWAAIIGTICSFFLVGISSLAGKRSNAPTMVLARASFGVKGSIVPGFLSYFIFVGWETVLVSLATLATGTVFSRIGGVDQNLALILGFVIAVSLTVFGGVLGLGVIMKLQKILTVITVVMTVVYIALTIDTINWSAVTAIKDGSTQGFIGALIFGVTGIGLGWVNCAADYSRYLPRSVSSKAVVGWTVFGASIVPIILVIYGAALSASSKDLSQAIAMDPIGALTSLLPTWFLIPFALVAILGLVGGAILDLYSSGLALVSIGVPIKRHQAAIIDAFIMLAGSIYIVWVADNFFYPFQGFLITLGVPVAVWSAIFVADVIMRKKAYSERDLYDPQGMYGSINKGSIILMIIGTIVGWGLVTNTFASWLSWQGYLLFLIGGKEGAWAYANVGVIAALVIGFTGHILLSRKAIRAQESV; from the coding sequence ATGCCTATTTTTGAATTAGAACTCAATGGTCCCAACCTGATTCAAGAATCAGAACGACGGGGATCGGCGCGCTCATTGTTCTGGCCGTGGGCTGGAGCAAATGTCTCACTCCTAGCGCTGTCTTATGGTTCCTTCTTCTTAGGATTTGGCATCTCATTTAGGCAAGCCACATGGGCTGCAATCATCGGCACGATTTGTTCCTTTTTCTTAGTCGGTATTAGTTCTTTAGCTGGCAAGCGTTCAAATGCACCAACAATGGTGTTAGCTCGAGCTTCCTTTGGAGTTAAGGGCAGCATCGTTCCTGGATTCCTTTCATATTTTATCTTCGTCGGATGGGAAACAGTTTTAGTCTCTCTAGCAACTCTGGCAACAGGAACGGTTTTTTCTAGAATTGGCGGAGTAGACCAGAACCTTGCTTTGATTCTTGGATTTGTAATAGCGGTCTCACTCACCGTTTTTGGTGGAGTTCTGGGACTTGGCGTCATTATGAAGTTACAGAAAATATTGACGGTAATTACCGTTGTGATGACCGTTGTTTATATCGCACTAACAATCGACACCATTAATTGGAGTGCGGTAACTGCCATTAAGGATGGTTCAACTCAAGGTTTCATAGGTGCACTAATTTTCGGTGTGACTGGAATTGGACTTGGTTGGGTTAATTGCGCAGCAGATTATTCGCGTTATCTTCCTAGATCTGTTTCTAGCAAAGCAGTTGTGGGATGGACTGTCTTTGGGGCCTCGATTGTGCCCATCATTTTGGTTATCTATGGTGCAGCCCTGTCTGCTAGCAGCAAAGATCTCAGCCAAGCAATTGCTATGGATCCAATCGGTGCATTGACTTCGCTATTGCCAACATGGTTCTTAATTCCATTTGCTCTTGTTGCAATTTTAGGATTAGTTGGTGGAGCAATTCTTGACCTTTACTCTTCAGGGCTAGCCCTTGTCTCAATCGGCGTTCCAATCAAACGACATCAAGCGGCCATCATCGATGCATTTATCATGCTTGCTGGGTCTATCTATATCGTCTGGGTCGCCGATAATTTCTTCTATCCGTTCCAAGGATTTCTCATCACACTGGGTGTTCCTGTTGCAGTGTGGTCAGCAATCTTTGTTGCAGATGTAATTATGCGAAAGAAGGCATATAGCGAGAGGGACCTATACGACCCACAAGGGATGTATGGGTCAATCAACAAGGGATCCATCATTTTGATGATTATTGGAACAATTGTTGGTTGGGGATTAGTTACAAATACTTTTGCTTCATGGCTATCGTGGCAGGGTTATTTGCTATTTCTCATTGGTGGCAAAGAAGGTGCTTGGGCATATGCCAACGTGGGAGTTATTGCAGCGTTGGTAATCGGATTCACAGGACACATTCTCTTATCGAGAAAAGCTATAAGGGCGCAGGAGTCGGTCTAA
- a CDS encoding Na+/H+ antiporter NhaA — protein MYLDALIAIFFFLVGLEIKNGIKDLKTAVVPIVAALGGMIVPASIYLLLNPGSHVWAASMPTDIALALGVLSLLGKRVNPHVRLFLLTLAIADDLFSLIVLAIFYGDDLEPIKALTTLVAATIGFLLPLRTHALHKVIKVLTPVSTYFIVPVIVIVNIPLDINISAFTSQTTIAIIIARSIGKIIGITLFAWVALRIGGHANIGMKEITGIATLAGMGLTVALVIADIAARSEVELDQVRLGLFVSAIISGLAGYIWLRPTPAPL, from the coding sequence ATGTACCTAGATGCCTTAATCGCTATCTTCTTCTTTCTAGTTGGCCTTGAAATTAAGAATGGCATCAAGGATTTAAAAACCGCTGTTGTTCCAATTGTTGCAGCTTTGGGCGGCATGATTGTTCCGGCCAGCATCTATCTACTTCTTAACCCGGGCTCGCATGTGTGGGCCGCATCTATGCCAACAGATATAGCCCTTGCTTTGGGTGTGCTCTCGTTACTTGGTAAGCGTGTTAACCCTCACGTCCGATTGTTCCTATTAACTCTTGCAATAGCTGATGACTTATTTTCTCTCATTGTTCTTGCAATCTTCTATGGTGATGATTTAGAGCCGATAAAGGCCCTCACTACTTTAGTTGCAGCCACAATCGGATTCCTACTGCCGCTACGCACTCATGCACTCCACAAAGTAATCAAGGTTTTAACGCCAGTGTCAACCTATTTCATCGTGCCCGTTATTGTGATTGTCAATATTCCCCTTGATATCAATATCAGCGCCTTCACTTCACAAACAACCATCGCCATCATCATCGCCAGGTCAATTGGAAAAATCATCGGCATCACCCTTTTTGCTTGGGTAGCTTTAAGAATTGGCGGTCATGCAAATATTGGTATGAAGGAGATCACTGGCATTGCAACCTTGGCCGGTATGGGGTTAACAGTTGCTTTAGTAATTGCAGATATCGCTGCACGCTCTGAGGTGGAGTTAGATCAAGTGCGTTTAGGGTTATTTGTTTCAGCGATTATCTCCGGGCTAGCTGGATACATCTGGCTTAGACCGACTCCTGCGCCCTTATAG